CGCTCGTCAGGAGGAAAACACCACTCCGTATACTCCGTCTGATGGATTTTACCCTCCTTCGGGATGGAAGCCGGACGGTCCGTCCTTCTATCTGCCCCAGAGGCAAGTGGAAACCTCTTACGGTTCGCCAAGCGAGCCTTCCTCGAACCCCGAACAGCAGTACGGGGCACCGGACGTTCCTCAGCCCGTACAACCTTTGGAAAATCGCCGGCAGCAACAACCGCAACAaccgcaacaacaacaacaacagcagcagcagcagttcgGAGCTTCCCAAAATTCGAACCAAGGACGTCGGTTCCTGGCGCCGGTTTTCCAACCAGAAGTGAACCGGTTCGGTGTTCCCCAACCTCGGGGACAGTTCCAGCCCCGACAACCGGAACAGGAATACGGTGTTCCCGTTACAACAACGACCGAGGAACCGTCGACGACCACCACCGAAATCGAAGACTCGACGACCACCTTGGCACCGCAAACGGCAGACTCCGAGGTGagtttccttctcttttatttgtcTTCGCCCGATTTTCTTACCGATCGGTTTCATAAAAAGCGTCCGCTGGAAAATCAATCCACGCGTTGCGGTCATTTATTGTTCAACCGAAAACTTCAGGTGGAGCCGGTGAATTCGGTGAACGAActggacgacgaggaggacatCGACAACCAACAACAACGTGAAATGGGCGAGTACTACATCGCTCTTCCCGACGGTCGTCTTCAACGCATCCGTTACGTCAGTCATCAGGACATAGAGGCGATGAAGTACTTCGCCAGGATCCGTGCGGAGAACGTCGAGCCCCTGAGAGGGCCGATCTACTCCTACTCTCCTCTTCAAGAAGTTCGCTTCAACCCGGCAACTCTGAACGTCGCCGCTCAATCAGCTCCCGCGGGATCCTCAACCTCGTCCGGGAAACTCGAACTTCAGGACGAAGCTGCCGCACCGTCACCTCCGCTTGCCGCGGTCGTTCGGTATCCGTTCAACGTAGCTTCGCCAGTTGTTCCTCTGGGTGCCGCGGTTCCCGCCTCCGGCTACTCATCCAACTACAGAGTCCAGGCTCCTGAGACTAGATATCTTCTCAGTTTTTAATTAGCGATGCTTTTTGTTTCCGGTGAAATCGCGTGAAGAGTTCGAACCGTTCGGACGAGGTCGAAggttggaaattttatttattggaTTAACGAGAatggtttttacttttcacgtctaattgtaagtccgCGTTACGATGACTCTGGTTATATCCttctttatattatttatcgttgcgtaaaacagaaaatgaaacaaaaaaaaaaaaaaacttacatgtataatattcatataactGCCCACATGTGTTATGTACAATCTGCtatgaataaatatcgaaaaattctctagTTCAAGCTAATAATTGTcttccaaatattttcaccgcaaTTTCCTTCGTTCGGGTGGATTATGAAAGTTACCGTCAGAAACTCGACGCCgcgaaattccaaaaatttaaTATCGCGCGCATCCAGTTAGCGAAGAGTAGCTAcgatttcaagatttttcataAGTCTTTTCAGCCTCTTCTTTATCTCGGcccactttttttcccttccaccCTTTAATTTCCCATGTCTGCCGGTCGGTGACGTGATACAATTTTCCGAAGAATCGCTAGCGGAG
The sequence above is a segment of the Athalia rosae chromosome 5, iyAthRosa1.1, whole genome shotgun sequence genome. Coding sequences within it:
- the LOC105692892 gene encoding RNA polymerase II degradation factor 1-like → MKVFLVLAALVALAVAETPVYRQQNQQQRRYYFARQEENTTPYTPSDGFYPPSGWKPDGPSFYLPQRQVETSYGSPSEPSSNPEQQYGAPDVPQPVQPLENRRQQQPQQPQQQQQQQQQQFGASQNSNQGRRFLAPVFQPEVNRFGVPQPRGQFQPRQPEQEYGVPVTTTTEEPSTTTTEIEDSTTTLAPQTADSEVEPVNSVNELDDEEDIDNQQQREMGEYYIALPDGRLQRIRYVSHQDIEAMKYFARIRAENVEPLRGPIYSYSPLQEVRFNPATLNVAAQSAPAGSSTSSGKLELQDEAAAPSPPLAAVVRYPFNVASPVVPLGAAVPASGYSSNYRVQAPETRYLLSF